TGATGAAAGCTTATATGCGATCCATTCATCGTGCCAAAGCTTGGGAACATGTTGAAAAGGGAGAATATCCTGCTTTGCTACATTCCTAATAGCCATTGCTGCGCCGGTAACAATATGTCCGTTTGTAATCATTAATTCAAAAAGCGAATCGTTGCTAAGTAGTTTCTGAAAAAAAGTATTGTATCCAAACGATTGCCATAAATCTACTCCGACAGCATGATCGTCTTCATCTATTAATTGCCCATTTGTAAATACACCTTTTATACCGGGGTTTGTTTTAAACATGCTAACTACTTCCTTTACTTTTTCAGAAGGCCAAACATCGTCCTGATCTGCTAAAAAAATAATATCCCCATTTGCAAATGATATTGCTTTTTCAAAATTTTTGCGAACGCCTAATGTATGTTCATTTATATATAGTTCAACAATTCCGCTGTGTAGTCCCTGATATTTCTTTATGATATTTATAGTATCATCTGTAGATCCATCATCACAAATAACAATTTGATCTACCGGAAACAGTTGGTTGAATACACTATCTAATTGCCTGGCTAAATAGCTTTCTCCGTTATATGTGCAAAGCGCAACAGAAATTTTCATCGTTTTCCCCGAAAGAAAAATGAGAGTGCAGGTTTAATAGCTGAAATATTTACACCCATTGTGAAAAAAAAAGCCAGCCTGTTTTTAAATGAAATTGTTTCTGATGATAAACGGTAATACCAAAACCGACGAATTCTATTTTTCTCTTCACCAGAAATAGTTTGAAAGAAATAACCCTTGTTTGTATTGTGCTTTTTATGAAACTTAAGTGATGCAGTT
The Ferruginibacter albus DNA segment above includes these coding regions:
- a CDS encoding glycosyltransferase, with the translated sequence MKISVALCTYNGESYLARQLDSVFNQLFPVDQIVICDDGSTDDTINIIKKYQGLHSGIVELYINEHTLGVRKNFEKAISFANGDIIFLADQDDVWPSEKVKEVVSMFKTNPGIKGVFTNGQLIDEDDHAVGVDLWQSFGYNTFFQKLLSNDSLFELMITNGHIVTGAAMAIRNVAKQDILPFQHVPKLWHDEWIAYKLSSMDSLMPCNKNLFYYRIHSKQQIGVYNIENIKKRCEKKERFYLKKIEPEEKIAYILHLYSRLKYAREIIDLFPQKRAVLQNLETEFKKEKRNIIKGFSFFERKLRLFYWFVTKRFEISFKDVCLL